One stretch of Streptomyces agglomeratus DNA includes these proteins:
- a CDS encoding glucarate dehydratase family protein has translation MSDLTVTDVRLTPVLIADPPLLNVQGVHQPYTPRLVVEVVTADGVTGVGETYGDTKYLEPARAYAGLLPGHSVADLNGLAALAQRVAVGHARVEHAVDAAGLRGAQTADKVRLSVVSAFEVACLDALGKAYGQPVHALLGGKVRDHVEYSAYLFHRWEEHPDGAGERDDWGAALDPAGIVAQARRFVREYGFRSFKLKGGVFEPDREIAAVRALAEAFPGQPLRLDPNGAWTPETSLRVARELEGVLEYLEDPSPGAAAMAEVSAGTDVPLATNMCVTAVPEIREAFLTDAVQVVLSDHHYWGGLRATQELAAVCHAFGVGLSMHSNTHMGISLAAMTHVAATVPHLGHSCDSHYPWQTEDVITRRHTFTGGRLTVSDAPGLGVELDRDALGRLHARWLDESYAAMRERDDAAAMRRARGHETWTAPGLPRW, from the coding sequence GTGTCGGACCTGACCGTCACCGATGTCCGGCTGACCCCCGTCCTCATCGCCGACCCGCCCCTCCTCAACGTCCAGGGCGTCCACCAGCCGTACACCCCGCGCCTGGTCGTCGAGGTGGTCACGGCGGACGGCGTCACCGGCGTCGGTGAGACGTACGGCGACACCAAGTACCTGGAACCGGCCCGCGCCTACGCCGGTCTGCTGCCCGGCCACTCGGTCGCGGACCTGAACGGCCTGGCCGCCCTCGCGCAGCGGGTCGCCGTCGGCCACGCGCGCGTGGAGCACGCCGTCGACGCCGCCGGGCTGCGCGGCGCGCAGACGGCGGACAAGGTGCGGCTGTCCGTCGTCTCCGCGTTCGAGGTGGCATGCCTGGACGCGCTCGGGAAGGCGTACGGACAGCCCGTGCACGCCCTCCTGGGCGGCAAGGTGCGCGACCACGTCGAGTACAGCGCGTATCTCTTCCACCGCTGGGAGGAGCACCCGGACGGCGCGGGCGAGAGGGACGACTGGGGCGCCGCGCTCGATCCGGCGGGGATCGTCGCGCAGGCGCGGCGGTTCGTGCGCGAGTACGGGTTCCGGTCCTTCAAGCTCAAGGGCGGCGTCTTCGAACCCGACCGGGAGATCGCCGCCGTACGGGCGCTCGCCGAGGCGTTCCCGGGACAGCCCCTGCGGCTCGATCCCAACGGCGCCTGGACGCCCGAGACTTCCCTGAGGGTCGCGCGCGAGCTGGAAGGGGTGCTCGAATACCTGGAGGACCCCTCGCCGGGCGCCGCCGCCATGGCGGAGGTCTCCGCCGGGACGGACGTTCCGCTCGCCACCAACATGTGCGTGACGGCCGTTCCCGAGATCCGCGAGGCGTTCCTCACCGACGCCGTACAGGTCGTTCTCAGCGATCACCACTACTGGGGCGGCCTGCGGGCGACCCAGGAACTGGCCGCCGTCTGCCACGCCTTCGGCGTCGGCCTGTCCATGCACTCCAACACCCACATGGGCATCAGCCTCGCCGCGATGACCCACGTCGCCGCCACCGTCCCGCACCTCGGCCACTCCTGCGACAGCCACTACCCGTGGCAGACCGAGGACGTCATCACCCGCCGCCACACCTTCACCGGCGGCCGGCTGACCGTCTCCGACGCCCCGGGCCTCGGCGTCGAGCTCGACCGCGATGCCCTCGGCCGGCTGCACGCCCGCTGGCTCGACGAGTCGTACGCCGCGATGCGGGAGCGCGACGACGCCGCCGCCATGCGCAGGGCGCGGGGCCACGAGACCTGGACGGCGCCCGGCCTGCCCCGCTGGTGA
- a CDS encoding DUF3097 domain-containing protein translates to MRSRQYGPDLTPPWKKTAPAPEVPAEADLVVEEVTTGFCGAVIRCEKTAQGPVVTLEDRFGKHRVFPMEPRGFLLEGRVVTLVRPSSPAAARSAPARTASGSVAVPGARARVARAGRIYVEGRHDAELVERVWGDDLRIEGVVVEYLEGIDDLPAIVADFAPAPDARLGVLVDHLVPGSKESRIAEQVSDPCVLVVGHPYIDVWEAVKPSAVGIRAWPKVPRGQDWKTGVCRGLGWPENTGAAWQRILASVHSYRDLEPALLGRVEELIDFVTDVGDA, encoded by the coding sequence ATGCGCAGCCGACAGTACGGGCCGGACCTCACCCCGCCCTGGAAGAAGACCGCCCCCGCTCCCGAGGTCCCCGCCGAGGCCGATCTGGTCGTGGAGGAGGTCACCACCGGTTTCTGCGGTGCGGTGATCCGGTGCGAGAAGACGGCGCAGGGGCCGGTGGTGACCCTGGAGGACCGCTTCGGGAAGCACCGGGTGTTCCCGATGGAGCCGCGCGGCTTCCTCCTGGAGGGCCGCGTCGTCACGCTGGTACGCCCGTCCTCCCCCGCGGCGGCGCGGTCGGCCCCCGCCCGTACGGCGTCGGGGTCGGTGGCCGTTCCGGGCGCGCGGGCCCGGGTCGCGCGGGCGGGCCGGATCTATGTGGAGGGGCGCCACGACGCGGAGCTGGTGGAGCGGGTGTGGGGCGACGATCTGCGTATCGAGGGCGTGGTCGTCGAGTACCTGGAGGGCATCGACGACCTCCCCGCGATCGTCGCGGACTTCGCCCCCGCTCCGGACGCCCGGCTGGGCGTCCTGGTCGATCACCTGGTCCCGGGCTCGAAGGAGTCCCGCATCGCGGAGCAGGTCTCGGACCCGTGCGTGCTGGTGGTCGGCCACCCGTACATCGACGTGTGGGAGGCGGTGAAGCCGTCCGCCGTGGGCATCCGGGCCTGGCCGAAGGTGCCGCGGGGCCAGGACTGGAAGACGGGCGTGTGCCGGGGGCTGGGGTGGCCGGAGAACACCGGCGCGGCGTGGCAGCGGATCCTGGCGTCGGTCCACTCGTACCGGGACCTGGAGCCGGCGCTGCTGGGGCGGGTGGAGGAGCTGATCGACTTCGTCACGGACGTCGGTGACGCCTGA
- a CDS encoding VOC family protein — MELAQVRLLVSDFPACYRFYGDVLGLKPQSGFEQGPYEKFSPAVDSAGVALQDRAVMAEVLGELAGEPDGHRSLVVLRVDDLDRYCEEIAGRGAVLVHGPAPMTERMRVAHLKDPEGNLVELQEWLLLGG, encoded by the coding sequence ATGGAACTCGCCCAGGTTCGTCTGCTCGTCTCGGATTTCCCCGCCTGCTACCGGTTCTACGGGGACGTGCTGGGCCTGAAGCCCCAGTCGGGCTTCGAGCAGGGGCCGTACGAGAAGTTCTCGCCGGCCGTCGACTCGGCGGGTGTCGCGCTCCAGGACCGCGCCGTGATGGCCGAGGTGCTCGGCGAACTCGCCGGAGAACCGGACGGCCACCGCTCCCTGGTCGTGCTGCGGGTTGACGACCTCGACCGGTACTGCGAGGAGATCGCCGGGCGGGGAGCGGTACTGGTGCACGGGCCGGCGCCGATGACGGAGCGGATGCGGGTGGCGCACCTGAAGGACCCCGAGGGCAACCTGGTGGAACTCCAGGAGTGGCTGCTGCTCGGCGGCTGA
- a CDS encoding ribonuclease Z, with the protein MSARELVVLGTASQVPTRHRNHNGYLLRWDGEGILFDPGEGTQRQMLRAGVAAHDINRICVTHFHGDHSLGLAGVIQRINLDRVPHPVTAHYPASGQRFFDRLRYATAYRETVRLAQEPVAADGPLGTGSSYVLDAVRLSHPVESYGYRLTEPDGRRMLPALLAAHGIKGPDVGRLQREGRLGDVTLDQVSEERRGQRFAFVMDTRLCDGVYALAEGCDMLVIESTFLDEDMELAAEHGHLTAGQAARAARDAGVRHLVLTHFSQRYNDPEAFERQARAAGFDGELTVAADLLRVPLPKRH; encoded by the coding sequence GTGTCAGCACGAGAACTGGTGGTCCTCGGCACCGCCAGTCAGGTTCCCACCCGTCACCGCAACCACAACGGCTACCTCCTGCGCTGGGACGGCGAGGGCATCCTCTTCGATCCCGGAGAGGGCACCCAGCGGCAGATGCTGCGGGCCGGCGTGGCCGCGCACGACATCAACCGGATCTGCGTCACCCACTTCCACGGTGACCACTCGCTCGGCCTCGCCGGAGTGATCCAGCGCATCAACCTCGACCGCGTCCCGCACCCCGTCACCGCGCACTACCCGGCGAGCGGCCAGCGCTTCTTCGACCGGCTGCGGTACGCCACCGCCTACCGCGAGACGGTCCGGCTGGCCCAGGAGCCGGTCGCCGCCGACGGGCCGCTGGGGACCGGGTCCTCGTACGTCCTCGACGCGGTCAGGCTGTCGCACCCCGTCGAGTCGTACGGCTACCGGCTCACCGAGCCCGACGGCCGCCGCATGCTGCCCGCGCTGCTCGCCGCGCACGGCATCAAAGGCCCCGACGTCGGCCGCCTCCAGCGCGAGGGCCGGCTCGGCGATGTGACGCTCGACCAGGTCAGCGAGGAGCGCCGCGGGCAGCGGTTCGCGTTCGTCATGGACACCAGGCTCTGCGACGGCGTGTACGCCCTCGCCGAGGGCTGCGACATGCTCGTCATCGAGTCGACCTTCCTCGACGAGGACATGGAGCTGGCCGCCGAGCACGGCCATCTGACGGCCGGACAGGCGGCGCGGGCGGCCCGCGACGCGGGTGTCCGCCACCTGGTCCTCACCCACTTCTCGCAGCGCTACAACGACCCCGAAGCCTTCGAACGCCAGGCCCGTGCGGCCGGTTTCGACGGTGAACTGACCGTCGCCGCCGACCTGCTGCGCGTCCCCCTCCCCAAGCGCCACTGA
- a CDS encoding nitronate monooxygenase: MSSALTDLCRYPIVQAPMAGGASSPQLVAAVCEAGALGFLAAGYKTADGMYEEIKQLRGLTSRPFGVNLFMPQPSHADPASVEVYRHQLAGEADWYDTPLGESDNCSDDGYEAKLAILIDDPVPVVSFTFGCPTRPVLDAFAKAGTFTVVTVTTPEEAQIAQWTGADAVCVQGIEAGGHQGTHRDDPKNDGSGIGLLSLVAQVRETVQLPIIAAGGVMRGSQIAAVLALGADAAQLGTAFLVCPESGANVLHKQAMTNPLFVRTELTRAFSGRPARGLVNRFMREHGPYAPAAYPQVHHITSGLRKAAAKAGDAQGMALWAGQGHRMAREMPAGQLVEVLAAETDAARAALDLRGAGGAV, from the coding sequence ATGTCCTCCGCACTGACCGATCTTTGCCGTTATCCGATCGTGCAGGCCCCCATGGCGGGCGGCGCCTCCAGTCCTCAACTCGTCGCCGCCGTCTGCGAGGCCGGCGCCCTCGGGTTCCTTGCCGCCGGGTACAAGACCGCGGACGGTATGTACGAGGAGATCAAGCAGCTGCGGGGTCTGACCTCTCGGCCGTTCGGCGTCAATCTCTTCATGCCGCAGCCGAGCCACGCCGACCCCGCCTCCGTGGAGGTCTACCGTCACCAGCTGGCCGGCGAGGCCGACTGGTACGACACCCCCCTCGGCGAATCCGACAACTGCTCCGACGACGGCTACGAAGCCAAGCTGGCCATCCTCATCGACGACCCCGTCCCCGTCGTCTCCTTCACCTTCGGCTGCCCCACCCGGCCCGTACTCGACGCCTTCGCGAAGGCCGGCACCTTCACCGTCGTGACCGTCACCACGCCGGAAGAGGCCCAGATCGCCCAGTGGACCGGCGCCGACGCCGTCTGCGTCCAGGGCATCGAGGCAGGCGGCCACCAGGGAACGCACCGCGACGATCCCAAGAACGACGGCAGTGGCATCGGGCTGCTGTCCCTCGTCGCGCAGGTACGCGAGACCGTGCAGCTCCCGATCATCGCGGCGGGGGGCGTGATGCGCGGGTCGCAGATCGCCGCGGTCCTCGCGCTGGGCGCGGACGCGGCGCAGCTCGGCACGGCGTTCCTGGTGTGCCCCGAGTCCGGCGCCAACGTCCTGCACAAGCAGGCCATGACCAACCCGCTGTTCGTCCGCACGGAACTCACCCGGGCGTTCTCGGGACGCCCCGCGCGCGGTCTCGTCAACCGCTTCATGCGCGAGCACGGCCCGTACGCCCCCGCCGCCTACCCCCAGGTGCACCACATCACCTCCGGGCTGCGCAAGGCCGCCGCCAAGGCGGGCGACGCCCAGGGCATGGCGCTGTGGGCCGGGCAGGGCCACCGGATGGCGCGCGAGATGCCGGCCGGTCAGCTGGTCGAGGTCCTGGCGGCCGAGACCGACGCGGCGCGGGCGGCACTGGACCTGCGCGGCGCGGGCGGTGCGGTGTGA
- the hrcA gene encoding heat-inducible transcriptional repressor HrcA encodes MLSERRLEVLRAIVQDYVGTEEPVGSKALTERHKLGVSPATVRNDMAALEDEGFIAQPHTSAGRIPTDKGYRLFVDKLAGVKPLSSPERRAIQNFMDGAVDLDDVVARTVRLLAQLTRQVAVVQYPSLTRSTVRHVELLSLAPARLMLVLITDTGRVEQRMIDCPAPFGETSLADLRARLNSRVVGRRFADVPQLVQDLPESFDKEDRGTVSTVLSTLLETLVEETEERLMIGGTANLTRFGHDFPLTIRPVLEALEEQVVLLKLLGEATDSGMTVRIGHENAHEGLSSTSVVAVGYGSGDEAVAKLGVVGPTRMDYPGTMGAVRAVARYVGQILAES; translated from the coding sequence ATGCTCAGCGAACGCAGACTCGAGGTGCTGCGCGCCATCGTCCAGGACTATGTCGGCACCGAGGAGCCCGTCGGCTCCAAGGCGCTCACCGAGCGGCACAAGCTCGGCGTCTCGCCGGCCACCGTCCGCAACGACATGGCCGCCCTGGAGGACGAGGGTTTCATCGCCCAGCCCCACACGAGCGCCGGGCGCATCCCGACGGACAAGGGCTACCGCCTGTTCGTCGACAAGCTCGCGGGCGTCAAGCCCCTGTCGTCGCCCGAGCGCCGCGCCATCCAGAACTTCATGGACGGTGCGGTCGACCTCGACGACGTCGTGGCGCGTACGGTGCGGCTGCTCGCGCAGCTGACCCGGCAGGTCGCCGTCGTGCAGTACCCCTCGCTGACCCGGTCGACGGTCCGGCATGTGGAACTTCTCTCGCTGGCTCCCGCCCGCCTGATGCTCGTGCTCATCACGGACACCGGACGGGTCGAGCAGCGCATGATCGACTGTCCGGCGCCCTTCGGCGAGACGTCCCTGGCGGATTTGCGCGCCCGGCTGAACAGCCGGGTCGTGGGGCGCCGCTTCGCGGACGTACCGCAGCTGGTGCAGGACCTTCCCGAATCCTTCGACAAGGAGGACCGGGGAACCGTTTCGACGGTTCTGTCCACCCTCCTGGAGACTCTGGTCGAGGAGACCGAGGAGCGGCTGATGATCGGCGGCACCGCCAATCTGACGCGCTTCGGGCATGATTTCCCCCTCACGATCCGGCCGGTGCTGGAGGCACTGGAGGAGCAGGTCGTGCTCCTCAAGCTGCTGGGTGAGGCAACCGACTCGGGCATGACCGTACGAATCGGGCACGAGAACGCCCATGAAGGGCTCAGCTCCACGTCCGTCGTCGCAGTCGGCTACGGTTCGGGCGACGAAGCAGTCGCGAAACTCGGCGTGGTCGGACCGACCCGCATGGACTACCCCGGAACGATGGGAGCGGTACGCGCAGTGGCACGTTACGTCGGACAGATCCTGGCGGAGTCGTAA
- a CDS encoding carbohydrate kinase family protein: MDGLRAPDGPCCDVFLTGTVFLDIIFTGLDSAPVRGTESWARGMGSSPGGVANMATALARLGLRTSLAAAFGDDHYGEYCWDALADGEGIDLKMSRTVPGWHSPVTVSMAYEGERTMVSHGHEAPPPAEPGPFPNCPPRARAAIAALTPGRTEEWIASAARRGAKIFADVGWDDTGRWDLAGLTDLEHCEAFLPNAEEAMRYTRTDCPRAAAHALAEKVPVAVVTLGAEGAYAVDGSTGETAEVPAIAVEALDPTGAGDVFVAGFVTGTLAGWPLADRLAFAGLTAALSVQEFGGSLSAPGWSEIAAWWQQVQAVDGQDPQALRRYAFLDGLLPTASRGWPLRRAVPTIGFRRPA, from the coding sequence CTGGACGGGCTCCGCGCCCCCGACGGCCCCTGCTGCGACGTCTTCCTCACCGGCACGGTCTTCCTCGACATCATCTTCACCGGCCTGGACAGCGCCCCGGTGCGCGGCACCGAGTCCTGGGCGCGCGGCATGGGCTCCAGCCCCGGCGGCGTGGCCAACATGGCGACCGCCCTGGCCCGCCTCGGGCTGCGTACCTCGCTGGCCGCGGCCTTCGGCGACGACCACTACGGCGAGTACTGCTGGGACGCACTCGCCGACGGCGAGGGCATCGACCTGAAGATGTCACGCACGGTCCCCGGCTGGCACTCGCCCGTCACCGTCTCCATGGCGTACGAGGGCGAGCGGACCATGGTGTCCCACGGCCACGAGGCGCCGCCGCCCGCCGAGCCCGGCCCCTTCCCCAACTGCCCGCCCCGCGCGCGTGCGGCCATCGCGGCCCTCACCCCCGGCCGGACGGAGGAGTGGATCGCCTCCGCCGCCCGCCGGGGCGCGAAGATCTTCGCCGACGTGGGCTGGGACGACACGGGCCGCTGGGACCTGGCCGGCCTCACCGACCTGGAGCACTGCGAGGCGTTCCTGCCCAACGCCGAGGAGGCGATGCGCTACACCCGCACCGACTGCCCGCGCGCCGCCGCCCACGCCCTCGCCGAGAAGGTCCCCGTCGCGGTCGTCACGCTGGGCGCGGAGGGCGCGTACGCCGTGGACGGCTCGACCGGGGAGACCGCCGAGGTCCCCGCCATCGCCGTCGAGGCGCTGGACCCGACCGGCGCCGGTGACGTCTTCGTCGCCGGATTCGTCACCGGTACGCTCGCGGGCTGGCCGCTCGCCGACCGCCTCGCCTTCGCCGGGCTGACCGCCGCCCTGTCGGTGCAGGAGTTCGGCGGTTCGCTGTCGGCGCCCGGCTGGTCGGAGATCGCCGCCTGGTGGCAGCAGGTGCAGGCGGTCGACGGGCAGGACCCGCAGGCGCTGCGCCGGTACGCCTTCCTGGACGGCCTGCTGCCCACGGCGAGCCGCGGGTGGCCGCTGCGCAGGGCGGTGCCGACGATCGGGTTCCGCAGGCCGGCCTGA
- a CDS encoding histidine triad nucleotide-binding protein, translated as MAGEPQADCLFCKIASGEVPATIVRETETTVAFRDINPQAPTHVLVIPRAHHPDAASLAAAEPQILADVLAETGRVAADEKVDATGYRVVFNTGSGAGQTVFHAHAHVLGGRGLNWPPG; from the coding sequence ATGGCGGGAGAACCCCAGGCAGACTGCCTGTTCTGCAAGATCGCCTCGGGGGAGGTGCCGGCGACGATCGTCAGGGAGACGGAGACGACGGTCGCGTTCCGCGACATCAACCCCCAGGCTCCGACGCACGTCCTGGTCATCCCCAGGGCGCACCACCCGGACGCGGCCTCGCTGGCCGCCGCCGAGCCGCAGATCCTGGCGGACGTGCTCGCCGAGACGGGCCGGGTCGCCGCCGACGAGAAGGTCGACGCCACCGGCTACCGCGTCGTCTTCAACACCGGCTCGGGAGCGGGCCAGACCGTCTTCCACGCGCACGCCCACGTCCTCGGCGGACGCGGCCTCAACTGGCCCCCCGGATAG
- a CDS encoding MBL fold metallo-hydrolase, with the protein MDVSWEEAGWERLAPGVGRRRMPVWDATVGLVVGDGGRALLIDTGATLREGAELRAQAQRLLGPGRRVTHIALTHPHFDHVLGAAAFSGTEVFGAVGIDDVLRRDREALRDDAVRHGVERGTAAEAVDVLVAPHHTVCGEWTLDLGGRQVLLANVGPGHSGHDLAVLVPGSPEVVFCGDLVEESGTPQAGPDALPSRWPAALDRLLALGGENAVYVPGHGAVVDAAYVRAQRDALAERFPVS; encoded by the coding sequence ATGGACGTCAGTTGGGAAGAGGCAGGCTGGGAGCGGCTCGCACCGGGGGTGGGGCGGCGGCGTATGCCCGTCTGGGACGCGACGGTGGGCCTGGTGGTCGGGGACGGCGGCCGGGCGCTGCTCATCGACACGGGGGCGACGCTGCGCGAGGGAGCGGAGCTGCGCGCGCAGGCGCAGCGGCTTCTGGGCCCCGGCAGAAGAGTGACGCATATCGCCCTCACCCATCCCCATTTCGATCACGTGCTGGGTGCGGCGGCGTTCTCCGGAACCGAGGTGTTCGGAGCGGTCGGCATCGACGACGTGCTGCGGCGGGACCGGGAGGCGCTGCGGGACGACGCGGTGCGGCACGGAGTGGAGCGGGGGACGGCGGCCGAGGCGGTGGACGTGCTGGTGGCGCCGCACCACACGGTGTGCGGCGAGTGGACGCTGGACCTGGGAGGCCGCCAGGTGCTGCTGGCGAACGTCGGCCCCGGACACAGCGGGCACGACCTGGCGGTGCTGGTGCCGGGCAGCCCCGAGGTCGTCTTCTGCGGAGATCTGGTGGAGGAGTCGGGGACCCCGCAGGCCGGCCCGGACGCCCTCCCGTCCCGCTGGCCGGCGGCCCTGGACCGGCTGCTGGCGCTGGGCGGCGAGAACGCGGTGTACGTGCCGGGGCACGGGGCGGTGGTGGACGCGGCGTATGTCCGGGCGCAGCGGGACGCGTTGGCGGAGCGGTTCCCCGTTTCGTGA
- a CDS encoding adenosine deaminase — protein MHLPKAELHLHIEGTLEPELAFELAARNAVVLPYSTTEELRRAYLFDDLQSFLDLYYALMAVLRTEDDFDRLADAYLARAAAQGVRHAEIFFDPQAHTARGVDIGTVVEGLARALDRSEERHGISTQLIMCFLRDRSAESALATLEAAGPYLHRIAGVGLDSAEVGHPPSKFREVYEAAAALGLRKVAHAGEEGPPAYIWEALDVLGVERVDHGLRSMEDPELVKRLVRDRVPLTLCPLSNVRLRAIDVLEDHPLRQMMEAGLLVTVNSDDPAYFGGYVGDTFHAVREALGLGQEQLRELARNSFRAAFLDHDEERRAAYLAEVDAYVF, from the coding sequence ATGCACCTCCCCAAGGCCGAACTCCACCTCCACATCGAAGGCACCCTCGAACCCGAGCTGGCCTTCGAACTCGCCGCGCGCAACGCCGTGGTCCTGCCGTACTCCACCACCGAAGAGCTGCGCCGCGCCTACCTCTTCGACGACCTCCAGTCGTTCCTCGATCTGTACTACGCGCTGATGGCTGTCCTGCGCACCGAGGACGACTTCGACCGGCTCGCCGACGCCTACCTGGCGCGGGCGGCCGCGCAGGGAGTACGGCACGCCGAGATCTTCTTCGACCCGCAGGCCCACACCGCGCGCGGCGTGGACATCGGCACGGTCGTCGAAGGGCTCGCCCGCGCTCTGGACCGCAGCGAGGAGCGGCACGGCATCTCCACGCAGCTGATCATGTGCTTCCTGCGCGACCGGTCCGCCGAGTCCGCGCTGGCCACGCTGGAGGCCGCCGGGCCCTATCTGCACCGGATCGCGGGCGTCGGCTTGGACTCGGCGGAGGTCGGGCACCCGCCGTCGAAGTTCCGTGAGGTGTACGAGGCGGCCGCCGCCCTGGGGCTGCGGAAGGTCGCGCACGCGGGGGAGGAGGGCCCGCCGGCGTACATCTGGGAGGCGCTGGACGTCCTCGGCGTGGAGCGCGTCGACCACGGGCTGCGCTCCATGGAGGACCCCGAACTCGTGAAGCGGCTGGTGCGCGACCGGGTGCCGCTGACGCTGTGTCCGCTGTCGAACGTACGCCTGCGGGCCATCGACGTCCTGGAGGACCACCCGCTGCGGCAGATGATGGAGGCCGGCCTGCTGGTCACCGTGAACTCCGACGACCCCGCCTACTTCGGCGGGTACGTCGGGGACACGTTCCACGCCGTGCGCGAGGCGCTCGGCCTCGGTCAGGAGCAACTGCGCGAGCTGGCCCGCAACTCCTTCCGCGCGGCCTTCCTCGACCACGACGAGGAGCGCAGGGCGGCGTATCTCGCCGAGGTGGACGCCTACGTCTTCTGA
- a CDS encoding 16S rRNA (uracil(1498)-N(3))-methyltransferase, which yields MTAPVFVVDAVPPKGRFVLEGPEGRHAVSVRRLHAGENVVLTDGLGTGAAAVVLAAEGKDRLVVEVGDVTAEPEPVPRITVVQALPKGDRGEVAVETMTETGVDAIVPWQASRCITQWRGDRGAKSLAKWRATAREAGKQSRRLRFPEVTDALTTKQVAALLATADFAAVLHEDASVGSAALATAGLPDTGSIVLVVGPEGGVSPEELAVFAQAGAKPYRLGNSVLRTSTAGTAAAALLLGRTGRWS from the coding sequence GTGACGGCGCCGGTCTTCGTCGTCGACGCCGTGCCGCCGAAGGGACGGTTCGTACTCGAAGGGCCCGAGGGGCGGCACGCCGTCTCGGTACGGCGGCTGCACGCGGGGGAGAACGTCGTACTGACCGACGGGCTCGGGACCGGCGCGGCGGCCGTCGTACTGGCGGCCGAGGGCAAGGACCGGCTCGTCGTCGAGGTGGGCGACGTGACGGCGGAGCCGGAACCGGTGCCGCGCATCACCGTCGTACAGGCGCTTCCCAAGGGCGACCGGGGCGAGGTGGCCGTCGAGACGATGACGGAGACCGGGGTCGACGCGATCGTGCCGTGGCAGGCGTCCCGCTGCATCACGCAGTGGCGCGGCGACCGGGGCGCGAAGTCCCTCGCCAAGTGGCGGGCGACGGCCCGCGAGGCGGGCAAGCAGTCGCGCAGGCTCCGCTTCCCCGAGGTCACGGACGCCCTGACGACGAAGCAGGTGGCCGCACTGCTGGCCACGGCCGACTTCGCCGCCGTCCTCCACGAGGACGCGTCGGTGGGCAGCGCCGCGCTCGCCACGGCGGGGCTGCCCGACACCGGCTCCATTGTGCTGGTCGTGGGGCCGGAGGGGGGCGTGTCGCCGGAGGAGCTGGCGGTGTTCGCGCAGGCTGGTGCGAAGCCGTACCGGCTGGGGAACAGTGTGCTGCGTACGTCGACCGCCGGGACGGCGGCGGCGGCACTGCTGCTGGGGCGTACGGGCCGCTGGTCCTGA
- the dnaJ gene encoding molecular chaperone DnaJ yields the protein MATDYYAVLGVRRDASQDEIKKAFRRLARELHPDVNPDPKTQERFKEINAAYEVLSDPQKKQVYDLGGDPLSQAGGGAGGFGQGGFGNFSDIMDAFFGTASQRGPRSRTRRGQDAMIRLEIDLNEAAFGTTKDIQVDTAVVCTTCSGEGAAPGTSAQTCDMCRGRGEVSQVTRSFLGQVMTSRPCPQCQGFGTVVPTPCPECAGDGRVRSRRTLTVKIPAGVDNGTRIQLAGEGEVGPGGGPAGDLYVEIHELPHAVFQRRGDDLHCTVTIPMTAAALGTKCPLETLDGVEEIDVRPGTQSGQSIPLHGRGVTHLRGGGRGDLIVHVEVLTPSKLDPQQEDLMRQLAKLRGEERPTGQFQPGQQGLFSRLKDAFNGR from the coding sequence GTGGCCACCGACTACTACGCCGTACTCGGCGTACGCCGCGACGCTTCCCAGGATGAGATCAAGAAGGCATTCCGGCGGCTGGCGCGCGAGCTCCACCCGGACGTGAATCCCGATCCCAAGACGCAAGAGCGCTTCAAGGAGATCAACGCCGCCTACGAGGTGTTGTCGGACCCGCAGAAGAAGCAGGTCTACGACCTCGGCGGCGACCCCCTCTCGCAGGCGGGCGGCGGAGCCGGCGGCTTCGGCCAGGGCGGCTTCGGGAACTTCTCGGACATCATGGACGCGTTCTTCGGTACGGCGTCGCAGCGCGGCCCGAGGTCGCGCACGCGGCGCGGCCAGGACGCGATGATCCGGCTGGAGATCGACCTCAACGAGGCGGCCTTCGGTACGACGAAGGACATCCAGGTCGACACGGCCGTCGTGTGCACGACGTGCTCGGGCGAGGGCGCCGCACCCGGCACCTCCGCCCAGACCTGCGACATGTGCCGCGGCCGCGGTGAGGTCTCGCAGGTCACCCGGTCCTTCCTGGGCCAGGTCATGACCTCGCGCCCCTGCCCGCAGTGCCAGGGCTTCGGCACGGTCGTACCGACCCCGTGCCCGGAGTGCGCCGGAGACGGGCGCGTGCGCTCGCGCCGGACGCTCACGGTCAAGATCCCGGCCGGTGTCGACAACGGCACGCGGATCCAGCTCGCGGGCGAGGGCGAGGTCGGCCCCGGCGGCGGCCCCGCCGGTGACCTGTACGTCGAGATCCACGAGCTCCCGCACGCGGTGTTCCAGCGGCGCGGCGACGACCTGCACTGCACGGTCACCATCCCGATGACGGCGGCGGCGCTGGGCACCAAGTGCCCGCTGGAGACGCTCGACGGGGTGGAGGAGATCGACGTACGGCCCGGCACGCAGTCCGGCCAGTCGATCCCGCTGCACGGGCGCGGCGTCACGCACCTGCGCGGCGGCGGGCGCGGCGACCTCATCGTGCACGTGGAGGTACTGACCCCGTCGAAGCTGGACCCGCAGCAGGAGGACCTGATGCGCCAGCTCGCGAAGCTGCGCGGTGAGGAGCGCCCGACGGGGCAGTTCCAGCCCGGTCAGCAGGGGCTGTTCTCGCGCCTGAAGGACGCCTTCAACGGGCGGTAG